One genomic window of Gossypium hirsutum isolate 1008001.06 chromosome D11, Gossypium_hirsutum_v2.1, whole genome shotgun sequence includes the following:
- the LOC107913280 gene encoding formin-like protein 6, with the protein MRLRSHPHFTFFFFLLSLFLSSSSSVIQDFIIFHRRILHQPLFSVGSSPPPGADTFLPSPSPPAPDSPVYPDPSQPFFPEVPSGPGQTADQNQQPTAPSAPTNGSMSIPTATQPAKPAKKVAIAISVGIVTLGMLSGLAFFLYRHRVAKHPGETRKRLVGGNSDRSQEDSRVPPSSFLYIGTVEPSRRSVGEVNGGANGSPYGKLNSVRRSDRYRPSPELQPLPPLAKPLGLENSPTAMPSPSSSSSDEESQGTAFYTPQGSTISNEESYYTPVSRRVNGNLVTQSRNEMNGKTNSVPCSKRTSPKTRILASSPEMKHVIIPSIKQQQQQPPSPHPPSPPSLPLQQPQGLVPEPHETQEFTHAKRPKFSSPPPPPNMALLRSISNNSSPQRTKVPVPPPPPPPPPMPPPAAVKLSIPRSVRNLKTNVTPKPSQLLNKHESRTPSPKNSAVSGARKSMEEVVGYKGVSSSEKTDGDDMDSAKPKLKPLHWDKVRATSERATVWDQIKSNSFQLNEDMMETLFGCNSTTAAPPKEPIRRSVLPPVKQENRVLDPKKSQNIAILLRALNVTRDEVSEALLDGNPESLGAELFETLVKMAPTKEEEIKLREYSGDVSKLGSAERFLRTVLDIPFAFKRVETMLYRANFDTEVQYLRKSFQTLEEASDELKNSRLFLKLLEAVLRTGNRMNVGTNRGDAKAFKLDTLLKLVDIKGTDGKTTLLHFVVQEIIRSEGAGTNSTDGNHENKMASNFKEEDFRKQGLQVVAGLSRDLSNVKKAAGMDSDVLSSYVSKLETGLEKVRSVLQYEKPDTSGNFFNSMKMFLRDAEEEIAKIKDDERKALLLVKEVTEYFHGNATKEEAHPLRIFMIVRDFLSILDHVCKEVGLLQDRTMVGAARSFRISATASLPVLSRYNVRQDGSSDDESLTP; encoded by the exons ATGAGATTGAGATCTCATCCACATTTcaccttctttttcttcttgctTTCATTGTTCTTGTCATCTTCTTCTTCTGTAATTCaagattttatcatttttcatagAAGAATTCTACACCAACCGTTGTTTTCGGTTGGTTCATCTCCGCCTCCAGGCGCTGACACTTTTTTACCGTCACCGTCTCCGCCGGCTCCAGATAGTCCTGTTTATCCAGACCCAAGTCAGCCATTCTTCCCTGAAGTTCCTTCAGGACCAGGGCAGACCGCAGATCAGAATCAACAGCCTACCGCACCATCTGCGCCTACTAATGGCTCGATGTCAATCCCAACTGCAACCCAACCTGCCAAACCAGCTAAAAAGGTTGCAATTGCCATCTCTGTTGGGATTGTCACTTTGGGAATGTTATCGGGGCTTGCTTTCTTTTTGTACCGTCACCGGGTCGCTAAACACCCTGGGGAAACGCGAAAGAGGCTTGTTGGAGGGAACTCCGATAGGTCGCAAGAAGACTCTAGGGTTCCACCCTCCAGCTTTCTTTACATTGGAACCGTGGAGCCCAGCAGGAGATCGGTGGGTGAAGTGAATGGTGGAGCTAATGGTTCGCCTTATGGTAAGTTGAATTCAGTGAGGAGGTCGGATCGATATAGGCCGAGCCCCGAATTGCAGCCATTGCCTCCATTGGCTAAACCTCTAGGACTTGAGAATTCACCGACGGCAATGCCATCTCCATCTTCGTCTTCTTCAGATGAAGAGTCTCAGGGGACGGCTTTTTATACCCCTCAGGGCTCAACGATCAGCAATGAAGAAAGCTATTATACTCCGGTTTCGCGTCGGGTTAATGGCAATTTGGTGACTCAGTCGAGGAATGAAATGAATGGGAAAACAAATTCTGTTCCTTGTTCTAAAAGAACTTCTCCCAAAACAAGGATTTTAGCTTCTTCGCCGGAAATGAAGCATGTTATTATACCTTCAATAAAGCAGCAACAGCAGCAGCCGCCTTCTCCACATCCTCCGTCGCCACCATCGCTACCCCTTCAACAGCCACAAGGTCTAGTACCGGAGCCGCATGAGACTCAGGAATTTACCCACGCAAAAAGGCCAAAATTCTCCTCCCCTCCTCCACCTCCAAATATGGCGCTACTTCGATCAATTAGCAACAATTCATCCCCACAAAGGACAAAAGTTCCTGTTCCACCTCCGCCACCGCCACCACCCCCTATGCCGCCACCAGCAGCCGTAAAACTGTCAATACCCAGGTCAGTAAGGAATTTGAAGACCAATGTGACTCCAAAACCTTCCCAACTGTTGAACAAGCATGAATCTCGGACCCCAAGTCCCAAAAACAGTGCAGTGAGTGGGGCTAGAAAGTCCATGGAAGAGGTGGTTGGTTACAAAGGTGTCAGTTCTTCAGAGAAGACAGACGGGGATGACATGGATAGTGCAAAACCCAAGTTGAAGCCTTTGCACTGGGACAAAGTACGAGCAACCTCGGAGAGAGCTACAGTGTGGGACCAGATAAAATCAAACTCATTTCA ATTGAATGAGGACATGATGGAGACTCTATTTGGCTGCAATTCAACTACAGCAGCACCACCAAAAGAACCTATTAGAAGATCAGTTCTGCCTCCTGTTAAACAGGAAAACAGAGTTTTGGATCCAAAGAAGTCACAGAACATTGCCATACTGTTGAGAGCACTGAATGTAACAAGAGATGAAGTGTCAGAAGCTCTTTTGGATG GTAACCCGGAAAGCTTAGGTGCTGAGCTTTTCGAGACTTTGgtaaagatggctcccacaaaGGAGGAAGAAATAAAACTTCGAGAGTACAGCGGGGACGTATCGAAACTAGGCTCTGCAGAAAGATTTCTGAGGACAGTGCTTGATATCCCCTTTGCCTTCAAAAGAGTTGAAACCATGCTGTATAGAGCCAACTTTGATACTGAAGTACAATATTTGAGGAAGTCTTTTCAAACCCTCGAG GAAGCGAGTGACGAATTGAAGAACAGCAGGTTATTCCTCAAACTCCTTGAAGCTGTTCTTAGGACAGGAAACCGGATGAATGTTGGCACCAACCGTGGTGATGCTAAAGCTTTTAAGCTTGACACCCTTTTGAAACTTGTTGATATAAAGGGAACTGATGGGAAAACTACACTGCTACACTTTGTGGTTCAAGAGATCATTAGATCCGAAGGTGCTGGTACTAACTCTACCGATGGGaatcatgaaaataaaatggCCTCCAACTTTAAGGAGGAGGATTTCAGGAAACAAGGATTGCAGGTTGTGGCTGGGCTGAGCAGAGACCTCAGCAATGTCAAGAAGGCAGCTGGAATGGACTCGGATGTCTTAAGCAGTTATGTGTCAAAGCTTGAAACAGGGCTCGAGAAGGTCAGATCAGTTCTACAATATGAGAAGCCAGATACATCCGGGAATTTCTTCAACTCCATGAAAATGTTTCTAAGAGATGCTGAAGAGGAGATTGCTAAGATAAAGGATGATGAAAGAAAAGCTTTATTGCTTGTGAAAGAAGTTACTGAATATTTTCATGGGAATGCAACAAAGGAAGAAGCTCATCCTTTAAGAATCTTCATGATTGTGAGGGATTTCCTGTCAATATTGGATCATGTCTGCAAAGAAGTGGGGCTATTGCAGGATAGAACAATGGTGGGTGCTGCTAGATCCTTTCGGATATCTGCGACGGCTTCACTGCCAGTTCTTAGCAGGTACAATGTGAGACAAGATGGAAGTTCAGATGATGAAAGCTTGACTCCTTGA